Proteins found in one Panicum hallii strain FIL2 chromosome 4, PHallii_v3.1, whole genome shotgun sequence genomic segment:
- the LOC112889375 gene encoding 3'-N-debenzoyl-2'-deoxytaxol N-benzoyltransferase-like: MAVVAPPMELQRLRVLDTVTVGLTPPAAAEHAMAPLPLSGLDADRNMLDVTFRTLRFFPPPPPSVDPLAVLPRAFAAALGLFPALAGRIRDGYVVLGAGAAVPLVLAASELSVADVDTDAPASALLDGLAPGDGDGDVADGPALALQATRFACGGVALGMRVAHALCDGAGATKFLAAAARFASGQGPPDMAPVWERRELLGPRQRPRVATPVFDRVLALDDDVARCGPYGAAGEWHSQQQLTRECVHMSDARVEALRARLADEAGLRLTTFEVAAAFIWRAKVKANGTSSGEVVKMVYSMNISKLVDPPLPDGYWGNVCVPVYVALAAGDLIAQPLAATAALIKKSKQAVDDEYVRSYIDFQELHRGEGVTAGAVSAFTDWRRLGHGEVDFGWGGPEAVLPLSWRILGSTEPCFLLPYGAGDERRRRGFKVFVALQRAAVAGFREEMQELLLKQQQISVGRL; this comes from the exons ATGGCGGTGGTCGCTCCTCCCATGGAGCTGCAGCGGCTGCGAGTCCTGGACACCGTGACCGTGGGCCTGACGCCACCCGCCGCGGCGGAGCATGCCATGGCGCCGCTCCCGCTCTCCGGGCTCGACGCCGACCGCAACATGCTCGACGTCACCTTCCGCACGCTCCGCTTCttcccgcctccgccgccgtccgtcGACCCCCTCGCGGTCCTCCCGCGCGCGTTCGCCGCCGCGCTGGGCCTCTTCCCGGCGCTCGCGGGCCGCATCCGCGACGGCTACGTCGTACttggcgccggcgcggccgtCCCCCTCGTCCTCGCGGCGTCCGAGCTGTCCGTGGCCGACGTCGACACCGACGCGCCGGCCTCGGCCCTGCTCGATGGCCTCGCGCCGGGGGACGGGGACGGCGACGTCGCGGATGGCCCGGCGCTCGCGCTCCAGGCCACGCGGTTTGCGTGCGGCGGCGTCGCTTTGGGGATGCGCGTGGCGCACGCGCTCTGCGACGGCGCGGGCGCCACAAagttcctcgccgccgcggcgcggtTCGCGAGTGGGCAGGGGCCGCCCGACATGGCGCCGGTGTGGGAGCGTCGGGAGCTGCTGGGGCCGAGGCAGCGGCCTCGCGTGGCGACGCCGGTGTTCGACCGCGTCCTCGCGCTCGACGACGACGTCGCGCGGTGCGGGCCGTACGGCGCCGCGGGGGAATGGCACAGTCAGCAGCAGCTCACGAGGGAGTGCGTCCACATGAGCGACGCGCGCGTGGAGGCGCTCAGAGCGCGGCTCGCCGACGAGGCCGGCCTCAGGCTCACGACCTTCGAGGTCGCCGCCGCGTTCATCTGGCGCGCCAA GGTCAAGGCTAACGGGACCAGCTCCGGCGAGGTGGTGAAGATGGTGTACTCCATGAACATCAGCAAGCTCGTCGACCCACCGCTCCCCGACGGGTACTGGGGCAACGTGTGCGTCCCGGTGTACGTCGCTCTGGCCGCCGGAGACCTCATTGCCCAGCCACTGGCGGCGACGGCCGCCCTGATCAAGAAGAGCAAGCAGGCCGTGGACGACGAGTACGTGCGGTCCTACATCGACTTCCAGGAGCTGCACCGCGGCGAGGGCGTCACGGCGGGCGCCGTGAGCGCGTTCACGGactggcggcggctcggccacGGCGAGGTGGACTTCGGGTGGGGGGGGCCCGAAGCCGTGCTGCCGCTCTCGTGGAGGATCCTCGGGAGCACGGAGCCGTGCTTCCTGCTACCGTacggcgccggcgacgagagGCGGCGACGAGGGTTCAAGGTGTTCGTTGCGCTGCAGCGCGCGGCGGTGGCTGGCTTCAGAGAGGAAATGCAGGAGCTGCTGTTGAAGCAGCAGCAGATTTCAGTGGGAAGGCTGTGA
- the LOC112889376 gene encoding protein IQ-DOMAIN 1-like codes for MGSGDWFKTIISKKKSKRAKSKHAKLDGQVQNGGNQTNQKSNGPSSSSDHEDNAALEEWAATRIQNAFRKYKARKTLRCLRGVKRLRIVGQANPVKKQTAATLSYIQSWNKLQSEIRNRRAFMVTEGRNRKKKQENQMKLEAKIHNLQVEWNGGSDTMDEILARIQQREEAAVKRERAMAYAFNHQWRARSVTSLGNFNYEVGKGGWGWSWMDRWIAARPWEPRSLVHPENPKKAQAKKENSNSNPSALKLQGSISLSNNINDRKVPKKKPTPSPADQKKSSPSPTDQKKPSPSPSSDQKKAAPKEQRAKAAGTPPKQKAKEMKGRQEKQQQQHVVPSVSA; via the exons ATGGGGTCCGGGGACTGGTTCAAGACGATCATCAGCAAAAAAAAATCGAAACGGGCAAAGTCAAAGCACGCAAAG CTCGATGGTCAAGTACAAAATGGAGGCAACCAGACAAATCAGAAGTCGAATGGCCCTTCTTCCAGTAGTGACCACGAAGACAATGCAGCACTAGAGGAATGGGCTGCTACACGGATTCAGAACGCATTTCGAAAATACAAG GCAAGGAAAACCCTCCGTTGTCTCAGGGGAGTCAAAAGATTGCGTATCGTTGGTCAGGCCAATCCAGTTAAGAAGCAGACTGCTGCCACACTGAGCTACATACAGTCTTGGAACAAGTTGCAGTCAGAGATAAGAAACCGGCGCGCTTTCATGGTCACTGAAGGGCGCaacaggaagaagaagcaggagaATCAAATGAAACTTGAGGCAAAAATCCATAATTTGCAG GTTGAGTGGAATGGAGGTTCGGATACTATGGATGAAATACTTGCTAGGATACAACAAAGGGAAGAAGCAGCAGTGAAGCGTGAGCGAGCCATGGCCTACGCGTTCAACCATCAG TGGAGAGCAAGGTCTGTCACAAGTCTAGGAAACTTCAACTATGAAGTCGGGAAAGGTGGCTGGGGCTGGAGCTGGATGGACCGCTGGATCGCCGCACGGCCATGGGAGCCGCGGTCCCTGGTCCACCCCGAGAACCCCAAGAAAGCCCAGGCAAAGAAGGAGAACAGCAACTCGAACCCATCAGCTTTGAAGCTGCAAGGTTCCATCAGCCTAAGCAACAACATCAATGACCGGAAAGTCCCTAAGAAGAAGCCAACACCGTCACCTGCTGATCAGAAAAAGTCATCACCGTCACCTACTGATCAGAAGAAGCCATCACCCTCACCTTCAAGCGATCAGAAGAAAGCCGCACCGAAGGAGCAGAGAGCAAAGGCGGCAGGCACTCCTCCGAAACAGAAGGCCAAGGAAATGAAAGGGAGACaagagaagcagcagcagcagcatgtgGTTCCTTCAGTCAGCGCATGA